Proteins from a genomic interval of Siniperca chuatsi isolate FFG_IHB_CAS linkage group LG10, ASM2008510v1, whole genome shotgun sequence:
- the pou6f1 gene encoding POU domain, class 6, transcription factor 1 isoform X2 — translation MSGHETIRVLEVEVDASLPSSVPDGKSEGKAEEGAARPAEQPEAGSTQDGPTVSHSTGGVVLGEQQVVSVEAPAPAVQTLTPAVPVSLSLPQPQAAMPITVQGCPQVLTQESLATLMTGMMAQTGSLGQPLLIPLSMAGSISGQGGLAVLTLPTTNVATLPGFAAANAAGNLLKLPFAGLQAATVLNSVQPQLQTNAQTMFQPQAASMQPVQVTSQPTHVTNAQVTAAQVAAAQATSATTTVSQSNISVAALQTAGLSINPAIINAASLGAQPQFLSSLTSTPIITSAMSNMAGITSQIITNAQGHVIGTLPLLLNPASLAGGAATPTLPLQGLQVQTVTPQLLLNTQGQIIATVGNGPAAVATSAAVLPKAAAPPTLTKPNTQASVTTVNQSPVVIAPQPSVLKTATNLSSTVPITCGDIAKVGQLVSKPQQVVSSEEGINLEEIREFAKNFKIRRLSLGLTQTQVGQALTATEGPAYSQSAICRFEKLDITPKSAQKLKPVLEKWLAEAEHWNQKGQQNLMEFVGGEPSKKRKRRTSFTPQAIEVLNSYFEKNALPTGQEITEIARELNYDREVVRVWFCNRRQTLKNTSKINVFQVQ, via the exons ATGTCTGGCCATGAGACTATTCGTGTGCTAGAGGTAGAAGTCGATGCGTCTCTGCCATCATCAGTACCTGATGGGAAGAGTGAAGGCAAAGCTGAGGAGGGAGCGGCTCGGCCTGCAGAGCAACCTGAGGCTGGCAGCACACAGGACGGCCCCACTGTGTCCCACAGCACCGGGGGAGTAG TGCTGGGTGAGCAGCAGGTGGTTTCTGTAGAGGCTCCGGCCCCTGCTGTCCAAACGCTGACTCCTGCTGTTCCCGTCAGTTTGTCCCTGCCGCAGCCCCAGGCCGCCATGCCCATCACTGTACAAGGCTGTCCACAG GTGCTGACCCAGGAAAGTTTGGCCACTCTGATGACTGGTATGATGGCCCAGACAGGGTCCCTGGGGCAGCCCCTGCTCATCCCCCTCAGTATGGCGGGCTCCATCAGTGGCCAGGGCGGTCTGGCTGTTCTCACCTTGCCTACCACCAATGTAGCTACTCTCCCTGGGTTCGCAGCAGCTAATGCGGCTGGAAACCTCCTCAAACTGCCCTTTGCTGGCCTCCAAG CTGCGACAGTCCTGAACTCGGTCCAGCCCCAACTGCAGACAAATGCACAGACGATGTTCCAGCCTCAAGCAGCTTCCATGCAGCCAGTGCAGGTGACGTCTCAGCCAACACATGTGACCAATGCACAGGTTACCGCTGCTCAGGTGGCGGCAGCCCAGGCGACCTCTGCCACCACTACTGTCTCTCAGTCCAACATATCTGTAGCAGCACTCCAGACTGCAGGACTCTCCATCAATCCTGCCATT ATCAATGCTGCTTCATTGGGAGCTCAGCCCCAGTTCCTCAGTTCCCTCACCTCCACTCCCATCATCACCAGTGCCATGTCCAACATGGCTGGCATCACCAGCCAGATCATCACAAATGCCCAGGGACAT GTCATAGGAACCCTCCCACTGTTGTTGAACCCAGCCTCTCTGGCTGGAGGGGCTGCGACACCCACCCTCCCCCTTCAGGGTCTCCAGGTCCAGACTGTCACCCCACAGCTGCTTCTCAACACCCAGGGCCAGATCATTGCCACTGTAGGGAATGGACCTGCAGCAGTTGCAACTTCTGCTGCAGTTCTGCCCAAAGCTGCAGCTCCTCCAACACTCACCAAACCTAACACACAG GCTTCGGTAACAACTGTCAATCAGTCACCAGTTGTCATCGCCCCGCAGCCGTCTGTACTGAAGACCGCCACCAATCTCTCCTCCACAGTACCCATCACCTGTGGAGACATAGCAAAAGTGGGCCAGCTTGTCAGCA AACCCCAGCAGGTAGTCAGCAGCGAGGAAGGCATTAATCTGGAGGAAATTCGAGAGTTTGCCAAGAATTTCAAGATCCGTCGGCTGTCCTTGGGGCTTACTCAGACGCAAGTAGGGCAGGCTCTAACTGCAACTGAGGGTCCGGCCTATAGCCAGTCTGCCATTTGCAG GTTTGAAAAGCTGGATATCACCCCAAAGAGTGCTCAGAAGCTGAAGCCAGTGTTGGAGAAATGGCTGGCTGAAGCTGAGCACTGGAACCAGAAAGGCCAGCAGAATCTGATGGAGTTTGTTGGTGGTGAACCATCCAAAAAACGCAAGCGGCGTACTAGTTTCACACCGCAGGCAATAGAAGTTCTTAACTCCTACTTTGAGAAGAATGCATTGCCAACAGGCCAAGAGATTACAGAAATTGCAAGAGAGCTAAACTATGACCGAGAGGTTGTGCGAGTATGGTTCTGCAACCGGCGACAGACGCTAAAAAACACGAGCAAGATCAATGTCTTCCAGGTTCAGTAG
- the pou6f1 gene encoding POU domain, class 6, transcription factor 1 isoform X1, which yields MNSQDLPAKDAPLTVNEQVIVMSGHETIRVLEVEVDASLPSSVPDGKSEGKAEEGAARPAEQPEAGSTQDGPTVSHSTGGVVLGEQQVVSVEAPAPAVQTLTPAVPVSLSLPQPQAAMPITVQGCPQVLTQESLATLMTGMMAQTGSLGQPLLIPLSMAGSISGQGGLAVLTLPTTNVATLPGFAAANAAGNLLKLPFAGLQAATVLNSVQPQLQTNAQTMFQPQAASMQPVQVTSQPTHVTNAQVTAAQVAAAQATSATTTVSQSNISVAALQTAGLSINPAIINAASLGAQPQFLSSLTSTPIITSAMSNMAGITSQIITNAQGHVIGTLPLLLNPASLAGGAATPTLPLQGLQVQTVTPQLLLNTQGQIIATVGNGPAAVATSAAVLPKAAAPPTLTKPNTQASVTTVNQSPVVIAPQPSVLKTATNLSSTVPITCGDIAKVGQLVSKPQQVVSSEEGINLEEIREFAKNFKIRRLSLGLTQTQVGQALTATEGPAYSQSAICRFEKLDITPKSAQKLKPVLEKWLAEAEHWNQKGQQNLMEFVGGEPSKKRKRRTSFTPQAIEVLNSYFEKNALPTGQEITEIARELNYDREVVRVWFCNRRQTLKNTSKINVFQVQ from the exons ATGAACTCTCAGGATCTCCCTGCCAAAGATGCCCCACTTACTGTCAATGAGCAG GTCATTGTAATGTCTGGCCATGAGACTATTCGTGTGCTAGAGGTAGAAGTCGATGCGTCTCTGCCATCATCAGTACCTGATGGGAAGAGTGAAGGCAAAGCTGAGGAGGGAGCGGCTCGGCCTGCAGAGCAACCTGAGGCTGGCAGCACACAGGACGGCCCCACTGTGTCCCACAGCACCGGGGGAGTAG TGCTGGGTGAGCAGCAGGTGGTTTCTGTAGAGGCTCCGGCCCCTGCTGTCCAAACGCTGACTCCTGCTGTTCCCGTCAGTTTGTCCCTGCCGCAGCCCCAGGCCGCCATGCCCATCACTGTACAAGGCTGTCCACAG GTGCTGACCCAGGAAAGTTTGGCCACTCTGATGACTGGTATGATGGCCCAGACAGGGTCCCTGGGGCAGCCCCTGCTCATCCCCCTCAGTATGGCGGGCTCCATCAGTGGCCAGGGCGGTCTGGCTGTTCTCACCTTGCCTACCACCAATGTAGCTACTCTCCCTGGGTTCGCAGCAGCTAATGCGGCTGGAAACCTCCTCAAACTGCCCTTTGCTGGCCTCCAAG CTGCGACAGTCCTGAACTCGGTCCAGCCCCAACTGCAGACAAATGCACAGACGATGTTCCAGCCTCAAGCAGCTTCCATGCAGCCAGTGCAGGTGACGTCTCAGCCAACACATGTGACCAATGCACAGGTTACCGCTGCTCAGGTGGCGGCAGCCCAGGCGACCTCTGCCACCACTACTGTCTCTCAGTCCAACATATCTGTAGCAGCACTCCAGACTGCAGGACTCTCCATCAATCCTGCCATT ATCAATGCTGCTTCATTGGGAGCTCAGCCCCAGTTCCTCAGTTCCCTCACCTCCACTCCCATCATCACCAGTGCCATGTCCAACATGGCTGGCATCACCAGCCAGATCATCACAAATGCCCAGGGACAT GTCATAGGAACCCTCCCACTGTTGTTGAACCCAGCCTCTCTGGCTGGAGGGGCTGCGACACCCACCCTCCCCCTTCAGGGTCTCCAGGTCCAGACTGTCACCCCACAGCTGCTTCTCAACACCCAGGGCCAGATCATTGCCACTGTAGGGAATGGACCTGCAGCAGTTGCAACTTCTGCTGCAGTTCTGCCCAAAGCTGCAGCTCCTCCAACACTCACCAAACCTAACACACAG GCTTCGGTAACAACTGTCAATCAGTCACCAGTTGTCATCGCCCCGCAGCCGTCTGTACTGAAGACCGCCACCAATCTCTCCTCCACAGTACCCATCACCTGTGGAGACATAGCAAAAGTGGGCCAGCTTGTCAGCA AACCCCAGCAGGTAGTCAGCAGCGAGGAAGGCATTAATCTGGAGGAAATTCGAGAGTTTGCCAAGAATTTCAAGATCCGTCGGCTGTCCTTGGGGCTTACTCAGACGCAAGTAGGGCAGGCTCTAACTGCAACTGAGGGTCCGGCCTATAGCCAGTCTGCCATTTGCAG GTTTGAAAAGCTGGATATCACCCCAAAGAGTGCTCAGAAGCTGAAGCCAGTGTTGGAGAAATGGCTGGCTGAAGCTGAGCACTGGAACCAGAAAGGCCAGCAGAATCTGATGGAGTTTGTTGGTGGTGAACCATCCAAAAAACGCAAGCGGCGTACTAGTTTCACACCGCAGGCAATAGAAGTTCTTAACTCCTACTTTGAGAAGAATGCATTGCCAACAGGCCAAGAGATTACAGAAATTGCAAGAGAGCTAAACTATGACCGAGAGGTTGTGCGAGTATGGTTCTGCAACCGGCGACAGACGCTAAAAAACACGAGCAAGATCAATGTCTTCCAGGTTCAGTAG